The Rhodamnia argentea isolate NSW1041297 chromosome 10, ASM2092103v1, whole genome shotgun sequence sequence ATTAAGAAACGTGATTCTTCTTCAGTTTTGAATTTCGTCTCTTGTTTATTTTCGTGAGATTTTGTTCAGTTTGCAAGTTGTTCTGCAAGCTTGATGCCGGAATTGAATTAAAGAATTTTTCGTTAAGCTGCTAATTTCCAGCTAAGTTAGGACTTAAATCAGTCCTGTGGATTCACTGGTAATCTGAAAGATGACTCATTTGACAAGATTCACTCTTTTTACCTTGTGCATgagtcttgatttttttatggaaaaccCGTCCAGTACCACAATTCTAGCTGATTTAATATTGGTGAGCAACTGGGAGTGATCTTAGATAAGTTGATTTTCTTTGTAAGTTTTATGGTTCGTATCGGTAGATTATGTTTCCCTAGGGATTGTACCACTGAATGCATATGTTGAGCTCCTCATTGCAAATCGCACTTCGAATAGTGAGATGCTTACATCACGTTAAATCTTATTTAGGATACTTGTGAGATAGGTTCTTCCTGGATGTGGTGTACTCACCAACTTAAGTATTCTACCTTTTGTTCAATTTTCACCACATTATGGTTGGTCTATTcacatttttcatttcatgCAAACAGAATATAGTCCCATGGCTTCATCAATCTCGTGCCTTGTGGCTAACAGTCCAACCACCAGCGGTACTAAATCAAATTTGACCAAGGACTTCTATGGTCAGTGCATTCTCCCTTCATCTTCCCTTCCATTATGGAGAAAGGAGGCCAAAGCTGTTTTGGTGAAAGCATCTCTGGACCAGCAACATGGAGGCAGGAGGAAGTTTCTGAAGTTGCTAGGAAATATGGGACTAGCAGCACCTGCACTTTTGAGTGGCAGGGAAGCTTTGGCTGATGAGCAAGGTGTTTCTTCTTCAAGAATGTCTTACTCCAGGTTTTTGGAATATCTGGATAAGGACAGGGTGAAAAAGGTAGATTTATTTGAAAATGGGACCATAGCCATTGTTGAGGCGGTTTCTCCTGAGTTGGGTAACAGGATCCAACGAGTCCGTGTGCAGCTCCCCGGACTGAGCCAAGAGCTCCTTCAGAAGTTCAGAGAGAAGAACATTGATTTTGCAGCCCATAATGCTCAAGAGGACTCAGGCTCTTTACTATTTAACTTGATAGGAAATCTGGCCTTCCCATTGATCCTGATTGGTGGTTTATTTCTTCTATCAAGACGCTCTTCTGGAGGAATGGGCGGGCCTGGTGGGCCTGGCTTTCCTCTCGCGTTTGGTCAATCCAAAGCCAAGTTCCAGATGGAACCTAACACTGGCGTGACATTTGATGATGTTGCTGGTGTTGATGAGGCCAAGCAGGACTTCATGGAAGTGGTGGAGTTTCTAAAGAAACCTGAGAGGTTTACTGCAGTCGGGGCACGTATCCCTAAGGGTGTCCTTCTAGTTGGTCCTCCAGGAACTGGAAAAACGCTGCTTGCCAAGGCAATTGCTGGTGAAGCAGGTGTTCCATTTTTCTCCATTTCAGGTTCTGAGTTCGTTGAGATGTTTGTTGGTGTTGGGGCTTCCAGAGTTCGTGATCTTTTCAAGAAGGCCAAAGAGAATGCTCCCTGCATTGTGTTTGTTGATGAAATTGATGCTGTGGGGCGGCAGAGAGGAACTGGAATTGGAGGAGGAAATGACGAAAGGGAGCAGACCCTTAATCAGCTGTTGACAGAAATGGATGGTTTTGAAGGAAATACGGGTATCATTGTAATTGCAGCAACTAACCGTGCTGACATTCTGGACTCTGCGTTGCTTAGGCCTGGAAGATTTGACAGACAGGTTTGTATGTTTTACTCTCAGCCATTTTGTTTTGTGGTCCATATGCTTACTTATAGTATTGATGTAGGTAACTGTTGATGTTCCTGATATCCGGGGtagaacagaaattttgaaggTGCATGGCAGCAATAAGAAGTTTGATGCAGACGTATCCCTAGATGTTATAGCTATGAGAACTCCTGGATTTAGCGGAGCGGATCTTGCCAACCTCTTGAATGAGGCTGCCATATTGGCTGGCCGTCGTGGGAAGACAGCAATCTCTCCGAAGGAGATTGATGATTCAATTGACAGGATTGTTGCTGGAATGGAAGGAACCGTGATGACAGATGGAAAGAGTAAGAGTTTGGTGGCATACCATGAAGTTGGTCATGCCATTTGCGGGTGAGTGAGAATGACAGCAACTAATCCTTTTTCTGATTCTTCCCATCTTTTGTTGGGCAAATTTTTTGCATGAGTATCTCCTGTTCGTGATATTGAATATTTCAGTGCGCATCTGATTTTCGTTTGTGTAGATTGCTGAAATATTGTTTTTCAGCCCGTTTGGCTAACAtctttgctctctctttcttttcagtACTTTGACCCCAGGGCATGATGCAGTTCAAAAGGTCACCCTCGTACCACGGGGTCAGGCCCGAGGTCTTACCTGGTTCATTCCTTCTGACGACCCTACCTTGATCTCTAAGCAGCAACTCTTTGCAAGAATTGTTGGTGGATTGGGTGGCAGAGCAGCTGAGGAAGTGATATTTGGGGAGCCTGAGGTTACTACAGGTGCAGCGGGAGATTTGCAGCAAATCACTGGCTTGGCAAAACAGGTGATTTGAGCAACTCGCCATTTCATTTGCACTTCTCTTTGTAATGCCAATAAATATCCAAGTTATTCCTTTGAAGttttaataaaataacaatttcTGAAGGGTCAAGGGGACTGGCCTTCTAATTTAGTCCGTAAAATTATAAGTTGCTCGAAATTCCCTTACGCATTAAAGCAGAAGACTATGCCCACTTACTTGTGAGGACCTTCCATTTAGGTTATTTTCACAAAGTTTTCATGCTCTGATTACTGTCAAACTACAACTTCAAGATACCTTTATCGGTAGTTCTTCCCTCCCTTAAAAGTTAAAATGCTCAGTTAGTTGAAAGTGACATTGAACTGGTATTTAATTCATATGCAGATGGTGACCACATTCGGCATGTCTGAAATTGGCCCATGGTCACTCATGGACTCATCACAGAGTGGTGATgtcatcatgaggatgatggcCAGGAATTCAATGTCAGAAAAGCTTGCAGAAGACATTGATGCTGCCGTGAAGAGACTTTCAGATGGTGCATATGAAATTGCTCTGAGTCACATAAGGAATAACCGGGAGGCCATAGACAAGATTGTGGAAGTCCTCCTCGAGAAAGAAACAATGTCCGGGGATGAGTTCCGTGCTATCCTCTCAGAGTTTGTCGAAATTCCTGTTGAGAACCGGGTTCCTCCTTCAGTTCCATCTCCTGTCTCTGTGTAAAGTAGCATAAGTCAGTCTCCAGCCTGTGCATCCCTCAACTACACTTGGTCATACATCTTCAACTAATTAGTGCATGGAGCGCGACCTTGGCGCTTAAGCCAGAATTGCACTATTCTGCTGTCCCGGACAACAGAAGATTCATACGCTGAGCTGTTGTTATCTGTTAAGAACACCTGTATACTTTAGCTTCAGATATGAACAGCTTACATGTGATATAGGAATAGGATTCCATGAACCACTGTATACGGCATGTATTTTTCTCATCTGGTTAGGTGGAGCTGTTTCGAAAAAATGCAGTGAACTGTCTGAATGATGCTGCGCATCTCTTGTGAAAGTTGATTTGAGTCTCTCTTGGCAATGCCTCAGTAACGAGGCAGGAACAGTTACTTACACTGAGGTTCTTTACTTGATTTGCTCGTGGACTCTTAGCAAGATCCCAGAAGCTTGTCATGTTGACATAATCTTTACAATGAGGATGGCACAACCTTGTTCCAAGGGGTCCTTCGGCTTCAGACTTAGCGTTTTCTTTCACAATATATATGTTCAATGGATTGATTTTACCGAGATATGGTTAAGAAGTGTTTCCATACTAGTACATAACGAGGTCCCTATGACTCTACGAGGGTCGTGCCGTTCCATGTCTCAACACCTGTGACCGCGGACAATTTTAAGTACTCCGACCGAAACGCCGTCGAGTTGAACACATTTAGATGTCAGGAGCCCATAAGAAAAGCGCGCTGAAAGCGGAGCACTCGACCAACCGAACGATTCTTGTACTTCCTGCGACCGGACGTACATTGGACAGAAACTTAGGTGGCTCCTCGATGCCACCAAAATGTATGGGAAAATTCTTTAGCTCGTTTCCCTTCTCACTAGACGTCACGAGAGTCCCAAGCTCGCGCTTTTTGTCGTCGAACGCTTTCGAGCTCACAAACTGCGCTCCATCAGCTGCGGAGTTCGTGGCTCTTTGCTCGAGCGGACGCGTTAAAGAAGCCTTCCAGAACTTCAAATCGGAAATATGGTCCGACCCCCGTTTGTTTTCCCACCTCCTCCAGGCTTGTATACCCAGAAAATCGCTTCCTTTAGGACGACAGCTTCATTCTTTGGTGATCACTTCTGGGTGCTCGGACAGGTTCGTGTCCAATCATTTGCTGAATATGTACTCCAAGTGCGGAGAGTTGCAAACTGCTCTGATGTTGTTCGATCACATTCCTTGGGCGAATATCATGTCGCGTAACATTCTAATTAACGGGTACTTGAATATTGGTGATTTGGAGGGTGCCCGGAAAGTGTTCGAGCAAATGCCTCAGCGAAATGTGGCCACTTGGAATGCCATGGTGACTGGTCTTATAAAATTTGAGTATAATGAGGACGGGTTGGGTTTTTTCAAAGAGATGTATGAGGAGGCTTTTTTGCCTGATGAGTACGCTTTGGGGAGTGTTCTCAGGGGCTGTGCTAGTTTGAGAGCTCTGCATGCCGGGCAGCAGATCCATGCTTGCGCAGTGAAAAGTGGGTTTGAACTCAATTTGGTAGTTGGGAGCTCATTGGCTCATATGTACATGAAGTGCGGAAGCTTGGAAGAAGGCGAAGGGGTAATCAGCTCGATGCCAATTTGCAATGTGGTTGCTTGGAATACTCTTATTGCAGGGAAAGCCCAACATGGGTCACCTGAGGGAGTTTTAGATCAGTACAACATGATGAGAATCGCAGCTGTGAAACCCGATAGGATCACTTATGTGAGTGTGATTACCGCATGTTCAGATATGGCAACGCTAGGCCAGGGTCAACAAATTCACGCAGAAGTGATCAAAGCTGGGGCTATTTCAGTAGTTAGCATTGTAAGTTCTTTGATTAGCATGTATTCAAAGTGTGGATGCTTAGAGGATTCTTTTAAGGCTTTCACAGAGCGCGTGGATGCGGAGGCAGATGGCATACTTTGGAGCTCGATGATTGCAGCATATGGGTTTCACGGGCGAGGCGAGAGAGCGATTGGGTTGTTTAAACAAATGGAGATTGAAGGAGTAGAGGTAACTGATGTAACATATCTGAGTTTGCTGTATGCTTGCAGTCATCGTGGCTTGAAGGATGAGGGGCTTAAGTTTTTCGACTCTATGGTGGAGAAGCATGGGGTGAATCCCCGGTTGGAACATTATACATGCATGGTTGATCTCCTGGGACGTTCAGGTTGTCTGAAGGAAGCGGAGGTGATGATTAGATCCATGCCGTTGAAAGCAGATGCCATAATATGGAAAACTTTGTTATCTGCATGCAAAATCCACAAGAATGCAGACATGGCGAGAAGAGCTGCAGAGGAAGTTCTTAAGATTGATCCGCAGGATTCAGCTTCTTACGTGCTCCTTTCGAACTTACATGCCTATGCTAAGAGATGGCAAGATGTTTCTGAGGTCAGAAAATCCATGAGAGAGAAGCAAGTGAAGAAGGAACCGGGGGTGAGTTGGGTGGAGCTCCAGAATCAAGTTCATCAGTTCGTGATGGGTGACAAATCCCATCAATACTCGAAGGAGATAAATGCTTATCTGAAAGAGCTCACCGTGGAGATGAAGTTGCGCGGTTATGTACCCGATATGGGCGCAGTCTTGCAAGATATGGATGATGAGGATAAAGAGTATAGCTTGGCACACCATAGTGAGAAGTTGGCTATTGCCTTCGCACTGATGAATACTGCTACAGATGCACCAATCAGAGTGATGAAAAACTTGCGGGTCTGCAGTGACTGTCACGTCGCAATAAAGTACATATCGGAGATTAAAAACCGAGAAATTATCGTCCGGGATGTGAGTAGATTTCATCACTTTAAGAATGGCCAATGCTCATGTGGAGATTACTGGTAGAACatcatttttgtttattctttcATTTCTCGGAGAGATTCTTAATTTGCGGATAGGTTACTCATTATTCAGTCGTCCGTCACAATTTCAACTCGTGATTGTATCAGTTATTCAAGGGAAGTCCGCCCTCTCGTGATCAAATGCATTTCTCAAACAGAAAACTTTGTCTGGGATATATGGAATATGATCTACAAAAATCAGTTCAAATTTCTGAAACCAAACAAGTCTGCCATGCCTCGGATTCAGAAGAATCTTAGATTGTCAGATAGAATAAGT is a genomic window containing:
- the LOC115733427 gene encoding ATP-dependent zinc metalloprotease FTSH 2, chloroplastic isoform X1, whose protein sequence is MQTEYSPMASSISCLVANSPTTSGTKSNLTKDFYGQCILPSSSLPLWRKEAKAVLVKASLDQQHGGRRKFLKLLGNMGLAAPALLSGREALADEQGVSSSRMSYSRFLEYLDKDRVKKVDLFENGTIAIVEAVSPELGNRIQRVRVQLPGLSQELLQKFREKNIDFAAHNAQEDSGSLLFNLIGNLAFPLILIGGLFLLSRRSSGGMGGPGGPGFPLAFGQSKAKFQMEPNTGVTFDDVAGVDEAKQDFMEVVEFLKKPERFTAVGARIPKGVLLVGPPGTGKTLLAKAIAGEAGVPFFSISGSEFVEMFVGVGASRVRDLFKKAKENAPCIVFVDEIDAVGRQRGTGIGGGNDEREQTLNQLLTEMDGFEGNTGIIVIAATNRADILDSALLRPGRFDRQVTVDVPDIRGRTEILKVHGSNKKFDADVSLDVIAMRTPGFSGADLANLLNEAAILAGRRGKTAISPKEIDDSIDRIVAGMEGTVMTDGKSKSLVAYHEVGHAICGTLTPGHDAVQKVTLVPRGQARGLTWFIPSDDPTLISKQQLFARIVGGLGGRAAEEVIFGEPEVTTGAAGDLQQITGLAKQMVTTFGMSEIGPWSLMDSSQSGDVIMRMMARNSMSEKLAEDIDAAVKRLSDGAYEIALSHIRNNREAIDKIVEVLLEKETMSGDEFRAILSEFVEIPVENRVPPSVPSPVSV
- the LOC115733427 gene encoding ATP-dependent zinc metalloprotease FTSH 2, chloroplastic isoform X2, yielding MASSISCLVANSPTTSGTKSNLTKDFYGQCILPSSSLPLWRKEAKAVLVKASLDQQHGGRRKFLKLLGNMGLAAPALLSGREALADEQGVSSSRMSYSRFLEYLDKDRVKKVDLFENGTIAIVEAVSPELGNRIQRVRVQLPGLSQELLQKFREKNIDFAAHNAQEDSGSLLFNLIGNLAFPLILIGGLFLLSRRSSGGMGGPGGPGFPLAFGQSKAKFQMEPNTGVTFDDVAGVDEAKQDFMEVVEFLKKPERFTAVGARIPKGVLLVGPPGTGKTLLAKAIAGEAGVPFFSISGSEFVEMFVGVGASRVRDLFKKAKENAPCIVFVDEIDAVGRQRGTGIGGGNDEREQTLNQLLTEMDGFEGNTGIIVIAATNRADILDSALLRPGRFDRQVTVDVPDIRGRTEILKVHGSNKKFDADVSLDVIAMRTPGFSGADLANLLNEAAILAGRRGKTAISPKEIDDSIDRIVAGMEGTVMTDGKSKSLVAYHEVGHAICGTLTPGHDAVQKVTLVPRGQARGLTWFIPSDDPTLISKQQLFARIVGGLGGRAAEEVIFGEPEVTTGAAGDLQQITGLAKQMVTTFGMSEIGPWSLMDSSQSGDVIMRMMARNSMSEKLAEDIDAAVKRLSDGAYEIALSHIRNNREAIDKIVEVLLEKETMSGDEFRAILSEFVEIPVENRVPPSVPSPVSV
- the LOC115729651 gene encoding pentatricopeptide repeat-containing protein At2g41080 isoform X1, with the protein product MSGAHKKSALKAEHSTNRTILVLPATGRTLDRNLGGSSMPPKCMGKFFSSFPFSLDVTRVPSSRFLSSNAFELTNCAPSAAEFVALCSSGRVKEAFQNFKSEIWSDPRLFSHLLQACIPRKSLPLGRQLHSLVITSGCSDRFVSNHLLNMYSKCGELQTALMLFDHIPWANIMSRNILINGYLNIGDLEGARKVFEQMPQRNVATWNAMVTGLIKFEYNEDGLGFFKEMYEEAFLPDEYALGSVLRGCASLRALHAGQQIHACAVKSGFELNLVVGSSLAHMYMKCGSLEEGEGVISSMPICNVVAWNTLIAGKAQHGSPEGVLDQYNMMRIAAVKPDRITYVSVITACSDMATLGQGQQIHAEVIKAGAISVVSIVSSLISMYSKCGCLEDSFKAFTERVDAEADGILWSSMIAAYGFHGRGERAIGLFKQMEIEGVEVTDVTYLSLLYACSHRGLKDEGLKFFDSMVEKHGVNPRLEHYTCMVDLLGRSGCLKEAEVMIRSMPLKADAIIWKTLLSACKIHKNADMARRAAEEVLKIDPQDSASYVLLSNLHAYAKRWQDVSEVRKSMREKQVKKEPGVSWVELQNQVHQFVMGDKSHQYSKEINAYLKELTVEMKLRGYVPDMGAVLQDMDDEDKEYSLAHHSEKLAIAFALMNTATDAPIRVMKNLRVCSDCHVAIKYISEIKNREIIVRDVSRFHHFKNGQCSCGDYWTQDRYLRRHSESTLPALS
- the LOC115729651 gene encoding pentatricopeptide repeat-containing protein At2g41080 isoform X2, with translation MSGAHKKSALKAEHSTNRTILVLPATGRTLDRNLGGSSMPPKCMGKFFSSFPFSLDVTRVPSSRFLSSNAFELTNCAPSAAEFVALCSSGRVKEAFQNFKSEIWSDPRLFSHLLQACIPRKSLPLGRQLHSLVITSGCSDRFVSNHLLNMYSKCGELQTALMLFDHIPWANIMSRNILINGYLNIGDLEGARKVFEQMPQRNVATWNAMVTGLIKFEYNEDGLGFFKEMYEEAFLPDEYALGSVLRGCASLRALHAGQQIHACAVKSGFELNLVVGSSLAHMYMKCGSLEEGEGVISSMPICNVVAWNTLIAGKAQHGSPEGVLDQYNMMRIAAVKPDRITYVSVITACSDMATLGQGQQIHAEVIKAGAISVVSIVSSLISMYSKCGCLEDSFKAFTERVDAEADGILWSSMIAAYGFHGRGERAIGLFKQMEIEGVEVTDVTYLSLLYACSHRGLKDEGLKFFDSMVEKHGVNPRLEHYTCMVDLLGRSGCLKEAEVMIRSMPLKADAIIWKTLLSACKIHKNADMARRAAEEVLKIDPQDSASYVLLSNLHAYAKRWQDVSEVRKSMREKQVKKEPGVSWVELQNQVHQFVMGDKSHQYSKEINAYLKELTVEMKLRGYVPDMGAVLQDMDDEDKEYSLAHHSEKLAIAFALMNTATDAPIRVMKNLRVCSDCHVAIKYISEIKNREIIVRDVSRFHHFKNGQCSCGDYW